From Etheostoma spectabile isolate EspeVRDwgs_2016 unplaced genomic scaffold, UIUC_Espe_1.0 scaffold340, whole genome shotgun sequence, the proteins below share one genomic window:
- the pdik1l gene encoding serine/threonine-protein kinase pdik1l, protein MVSSQPKYELIQEVGRGSYGVVYEAVVKRTGARVAVKKIRCHSPENVELALREFWALSSIQSQHPNVIHLEECILQRDQLAQRMNHGSSSPLYLELVETSLKGEITFNPCCAYYLWFVMDFCDGGDMNAYLLSRKPSRKTNTSFMLQLGSALAFLHRNQIIHRDLKPDNILISQACTPAGLSEPTLKVADFGLSKVCSASGLSSEEPASVNKCFLSTACGTDFYMAPEVWEGHYTAKADIFALGVIIWAMVERITFVDVETQKELLGSYVQQGSEIVPLGEALLENPKMELLIPARKKSMNSHMKQLIREMLSANPQERPDAFELELRLVRIACRELDWDT, encoded by the exons ATGGTAAGCAGCCAGCCGAAGTACGAGCTGATCCAGGAGGTGGGGCGTGGCAGTTACGGCGTGGTCTATGAGGCCGTGGTGAAGCGCACAGGGGCCCGCGTGGCCGTCAAGAAGATCCGCTGCCACTCTCCAGAGAATGTGGAGCTGGCCCTGCGGGAGTTCTGGGCCCTCAGCAGCATCCAAAGCCAGCACCCAAACGTCATCCACCTGGAGGAGTGTATCCTGCAGCGGGACCAGCTGGCCCAGAGGATGAACCACGGCTCCAGCTCCCCGCTCTACCTGGAG CTGGTGGAGACGTCTCTGAAAGGCGAGATCACGTTCAACCCGTGCTGTGCCTACTACCTGTGGTTCGTCATGGACTTCTGCGATGGTGGCGACATGAACGCCTACCTGCTGTCCCGCAAGCCCAGCCGCAAGACCAACACCAGCTTCATGCTGCAGCTGGGCAGCGCGCTGGCCTTCCTGCACCGCAACCAGATCATCCACCGAGACCTCAAGCCCGACAACATCCTCATCTCCCAGGCCTGCACGCCGGCCGGCCTGTCCGAGCCCACGCTCAAGGTGGCCGACTTCGGCCTGAGCAAGGTCTGCTCGGCCTCGGGGCTCAGCTCGGAGGAGCCGGCCAGCGTCAACAAGTGCTTCCTGTCCACGGCATGCGGCACAGACTTTTACATGGCCCCGGAGGTCTGGGAGGGCCACTACACGGCAAAAGCGGACATCTTCGCCCTGGGTGTGATCATCTGGGCCATGGTGGAGCGCATCACCTTTGTGGACGTGGAGACCCAGAAGGAGCTGCTGGGGAGCTACGTGCAGCAGGGCTCTGAGATCGTGCCCTTAGGCGAGGCCCTGCTGGAGAACCCAAAGATGGAGCTGCTGATCCCTGCCAGGAAAAAGAGCATGAACAGCCACATGAAGCAGCTGATCAGGGAGATGCTGTCGGCCAATCCTCAGGAGCGGCCCGACGCCTTTGAACTAGAGCTCAGACTGGTCCGTATTGCCTGCAGAGAGCTGGACTGGGACACGTGA